The DNA sequence GGCCGCCAGCTGACCGAGCCGACCGAGATTCATTTCGGGATGACGTCGACCCAGTCACGGGCCCGCGCCGTCGAGCTGCTGGGGATGGTCGGCATCTCCGATCCCGAGCGGCGTCTCAGCCAGTACCCGCACCAGTTCAGCGGCGGGATGCGGCAGCGCATGATGATCGCCATGGCGCTGGCGTGCAACCCGGCGCTGATCCTGGCCGACGAGCCGACGACGGCCCTGGATGTCACCATCCAGGCGCAGATCCTCGAGCTCATGAAGGGGCTCTCCCGCAAGCTGGGCGTGGCCATGGTCATGATCACCCACAACCTGGGCGTGGTCGCCCGCTACGCCGACCGGGTCAACGTCATGTACGCGGGGCGGATCGTGGAGCGGGGGACGGCGCGCGAGATCTACGCCAACCCGCGCCACCCCTATACACTCGGGCTCCTGCGCTCCGTGCCCCGCCTCGACGAACCCCGGAAGGCCAAGCTCCTGCCCATCCAGGGCCAGCCGCCCGATCTCTCGCGGCTGCCGCCGGGCTGCGCCTTCCAGCCGCGGTGCCAATATGCTGTCGAGCGCTGCCTGCGCGAGGCGCCCCCGCTCGAGACCGTCGCGGCGGGTCACGACTCGGCCTGCTGGGTGGCGTCCGAGCTCGGCCAGAAGGTGAGCGCGTGAGCACGGTGGCTTCAGTCGCCAGTGATCGGGCGCGCGATGAGCCCCCTAAAGGCGAAGAGATCCTAATAGTCCGGAATCTCACCAAGTACTTCGAGATCAGCGGCGGCTTCCTCGGGGGCCGGCGCGGTGTGGTCAAGGCGGTGGACGATGTATCTTTCTCAATCCGCCGCGGCGAGACGCTCGGCCTCGTGGGCGAGTCCGGCTGCGGCAAGACCACGACAGGCCGTTGCGTGCTCCAGCTGGAGAAGCCGACCAGCGGCTCCATCCTCTTCGAGGGCAAGGACCTGGCGGCGGCCTCGCCGTCCGAGCTGCGGGCCGTGCGACGGAAGATGCAGGTTATCTTCCAGGATCCGTACAGCTCGCTCAATCCGCGGATGACCGTGGGCCAGATCATCGCCGAGCCCCTCGCCGTCCACAGCATCGTGCCCGAACGCGCGGCACGGGAGGCCAGAGTCAAGGAGCTCCTCGGCCACGCGGGGCTCCTGCCGGCCATGGTCAAGCGCTATCCCCACGAGCTCTCGGGCGGCCAGCGCCAGCGCGTCGGCATCGCGCGGGCCCTCGCCATGGAGCCGACCTTGATCGT is a window from the Candidatus Methylomirabilota bacterium genome containing:
- a CDS encoding ABC transporter ATP-binding protein, translating into MEQGGDLLLDVRNLHTQFAISGGVVRAVDGVSWDVRAGETVALVGESGCGKSVSALSVMRLVSAPAGRIVGGQILFKGRDLLQLSDEDMRAVRGREIAMIFQEPMTSLNPVLTVGRQLTEPTEIHFGMTSTQSRARAVELLGMVGISDPERRLSQYPHQFSGGMRQRMMIAMALACNPALILADEPTTALDVTIQAQILELMKGLSRKLGVAMVMITHNLGVVARYADRVNVMYAGRIVERGTAREIYANPRHPYTLGLLRSVPRLDEPRKAKLLPIQGQPPDLSRLPPGCAFQPRCQYAVERCLREAPPLETVAAGHDSACWVASELGQKVSA
- a CDS encoding dipeptide ABC transporter ATP-binding protein, which gives rise to MASVASDRARDEPPKGEEILIVRNLTKYFEISGGFLGGRRGVVKAVDDVSFSIRRGETLGLVGESGCGKTTTGRCVLQLEKPTSGSILFEGKDLAAASPSELRAVRRKMQVIFQDPYSSLNPRMTVGQIIAEPLAVHSIVPERAAREARVKELLGHAGLLPAMVKRYPHELSGGQRQRVGIARALAMEPTLIVCDEPVSALDVSIQAQIINLLEELQTGFGLTYLFVAHDLSVVRHISDRVAVMYLGKIVEVTDRQSLYENPQHPYTKALLSAVPIPDPAVELTRERTILKGEVPSPLNPPAGCVFHPRCPIAIEECKQAVPALREIRPGHLVACIRV